Proteins from a single region of Argopecten irradians isolate NY chromosome 7, Ai_NY, whole genome shotgun sequence:
- the LOC138328090 gene encoding uncharacterized protein isoform X1: protein MAAIRNPTETRKRRNFYTCTCMIITLVVIAVYCFTRTVAAWVKSNQELQTPRSVLSEVTNVFGCFRQDQQPQQSFPSHLLQVFHEDLQVFYLFLVTYLCPLVPRETTSAVAGIIVLGFILFTCVISRKPSNKNQERTTVQTSPPGQAVIQRNGGRFEQRDRDPHRSTLYAQISNLTNRKIFGILVIFAFLGSLPWEFVRLYQIEIAKKMANLQEGVPDECMPKQVSFLQSIRIWLVSLISWQTNPCEKYYKMAMVDPLWEVSPVLVITSTVTRCIIYPMELIFESVGRSFGLFFKEIPFHWQPIMFAAIVIILIITIVMLGGYRLHIPFIFKMEPKTPVIVNKNVLVYSQSPDKNSTPKIKNSKERKKYSVRSLQGKDMTDGKEFDHKLDENVRNKGKNESKRKLSKGDNSKNK, encoded by the exons ATGGCGGCAATTAGAAACCCGACAGAAACGAGGAAGCGGCGGAATTTTTATACGTGTACGTGTATGATAATAACACTGGTCGTTATTGCGGTGTATTGTTTCACAAGGACAG TTGCTGCCTGGGTAAAGAGCAATCAAGAGCTGCAGACACCTAGGTCTGTCCTATCTGAAGTAACAAATGTATTTGGGTGTTTCCGACAGGATCAACAGCCACAACAATCTTTTCCCAGCCACCTTCTTCAAGTTTTCCACGAAGATCTTCAAGTGTTCTATTTATTCCTTGTTACTTATCTGTGTCCTCTCGTTCCAAGGGAGACAACCTCGGCAGTAGCTGGTATTATTGTGTTAGGTTTTATACTATTTACCTGTGTAATATCGAGGAAACCATCAAATAAAAACCAGGAAAGAACTACTGTACAGACTAGTCCTCCAGGCCAGGCAGTAATACAGAGGAATGGCGGTAGATTTGAACAGCGTGATCGAGATCCTCACAGATCTACACTATATGCACAGATCAGTAACTTGACAAACAGAAAAATATTTGGAATTCTGGTAATTTTTGCTTTCCTAGGGAGCTTACCATGGGAGTTTGTTCGACTGTACCAGATAGAAATTGCTAAGAAAATGGCAAATTTGCAAGAA GGTGTTCCTGATGAGTGCATGCCCAAGCAAGTATCGTTTCTACAGAGTATACGTATCTGGCTTGTCAGTTTAATATCGTGGCAGACCAACCCATGTGAGAAGTACTACAAGATGGCAATGGTAGATCCTTTATGGGAAGTGTCTCCCGTATTG GTGATAACATCAACAGTCACTCGCTGTATAATTTATCCCATGGAACTTATATTTGAAAGTGTGGGTCGGAGTTTTGGACTTTTCTTCAAAGAGATTCCATTTCATTGGCAACCAATAATGTTTGCCGCCATCGTCATTATTCTGATCATTACCATAGTAATGCTAGGTGGCTATAGACTCCATATTCCCTTTATCTTTAAAATGGAGCCGAAGACACCtgttattgtaaataaaaatgtattggtATATAGCCAATCACCTGACAAAAACTCTACaccaaaaattaaaaactcTAAAGAAAGGAAGAAATATTCTGTGAGGAGCCTTCAGGGAAAGGACATGACTGATGGTAAAGAATTTGATCACAAACTTGATGAAAATGTAAGAAACAAGGGGAAAAATGAATCTAAAAGAAAATtgtctaagggagataactctaaaaataaatga
- the LOC138328090 gene encoding uncharacterized protein isoform X2 — protein sequence MAAIRNPTETRKRRNFYTFAAWVKSNQELQTPRSVLSEVTNVFGCFRQDQQPQQSFPSHLLQVFHEDLQVFYLFLVTYLCPLVPRETTSAVAGIIVLGFILFTCVISRKPSNKNQERTTVQTSPPGQAVIQRNGGRFEQRDRDPHRSTLYAQISNLTNRKIFGILVIFAFLGSLPWEFVRLYQIEIAKKMANLQEGVPDECMPKQVSFLQSIRIWLVSLISWQTNPCEKYYKMAMVDPLWEVSPVLVITSTVTRCIIYPMELIFESVGRSFGLFFKEIPFHWQPIMFAAIVIILIITIVMLGGYRLHIPFIFKMEPKTPVIVNKNVLVYSQSPDKNSTPKIKNSKERKKYSVRSLQGKDMTDGKEFDHKLDENVRNKGKNESKRKLSKGDNSKNK from the exons ATGGCGGCAATTAGAAACCCGACAGAAACGAGGAAGCGGCGGAATTTTTATACGT TTGCTGCCTGGGTAAAGAGCAATCAAGAGCTGCAGACACCTAGGTCTGTCCTATCTGAAGTAACAAATGTATTTGGGTGTTTCCGACAGGATCAACAGCCACAACAATCTTTTCCCAGCCACCTTCTTCAAGTTTTCCACGAAGATCTTCAAGTGTTCTATTTATTCCTTGTTACTTATCTGTGTCCTCTCGTTCCAAGGGAGACAACCTCGGCAGTAGCTGGTATTATTGTGTTAGGTTTTATACTATTTACCTGTGTAATATCGAGGAAACCATCAAATAAAAACCAGGAAAGAACTACTGTACAGACTAGTCCTCCAGGCCAGGCAGTAATACAGAGGAATGGCGGTAGATTTGAACAGCGTGATCGAGATCCTCACAGATCTACACTATATGCACAGATCAGTAACTTGACAAACAGAAAAATATTTGGAATTCTGGTAATTTTTGCTTTCCTAGGGAGCTTACCATGGGAGTTTGTTCGACTGTACCAGATAGAAATTGCTAAGAAAATGGCAAATTTGCAAGAA GGTGTTCCTGATGAGTGCATGCCCAAGCAAGTATCGTTTCTACAGAGTATACGTATCTGGCTTGTCAGTTTAATATCGTGGCAGACCAACCCATGTGAGAAGTACTACAAGATGGCAATGGTAGATCCTTTATGGGAAGTGTCTCCCGTATTG GTGATAACATCAACAGTCACTCGCTGTATAATTTATCCCATGGAACTTATATTTGAAAGTGTGGGTCGGAGTTTTGGACTTTTCTTCAAAGAGATTCCATTTCATTGGCAACCAATAATGTTTGCCGCCATCGTCATTATTCTGATCATTACCATAGTAATGCTAGGTGGCTATAGACTCCATATTCCCTTTATCTTTAAAATGGAGCCGAAGACACCtgttattgtaaataaaaatgtattggtATATAGCCAATCACCTGACAAAAACTCTACaccaaaaattaaaaactcTAAAGAAAGGAAGAAATATTCTGTGAGGAGCCTTCAGGGAAAGGACATGACTGATGGTAAAGAATTTGATCACAAACTTGATGAAAATGTAAGAAACAAGGGGAAAAATGAATCTAAAAGAAAATtgtctaagggagataactctaaaaataaatga